Sequence from the Flavobacterium sp. J372 genome:
TTCTAAATGAAAAGGCTTATTTATTAGATGTTACTACTGTTTCGGGAAAGATTAAAATTGTGAGAGAACCTACTTTGGAAAATTTCGGATTTAATTACATTGTAGTTAATTTTATTCCTGGCACCAAAACTGAAAATAAAATAATAAAAAAATTAAAGTATAATACTGTTAACTTCGGAGGAGTAAAGGGTTTGAAATATTTACCTTTTAAAGCTAATTTATATTTAGTGGATTCACTGACAGGTTTTCCGGGAAAACAACTTATACCGGACGGCATTTTACTGAAGCGGACAGACAATAAAAGATATGTTGAAGCAGACATTTCTGATTACAACATTTCGATGCCTAAAAATGGCATTTTTATCGCATTTGAATTACTCCCTGAAGAATCATATAAAATAAAATATATTCAATCGAGATATGGTGCTATAAGCGCTGTACCTGCATTAAAAATAATACGTATTGAATCAGTGAAATCTTATATTTTGTTTCCTTATCAAAGATTTGATGAACGCAATATTTGGGTAAGGCAAGAAAGCAATTATGATATGATTATAGAATTCTAAACAACTTAATAAGCATGATGAAATATCTCGCAGTACTCCTTTTCGCAGTGTTACTACAACTGCCTCAACAACAATACGCAACCAAAACATCTATTGACGAGATTATAGCCCAAAACAAGGGTAAAGTTATAGTAATAGATTATTGGGCCAGCTGGTGCAAACCCTGCCGTAAAGAAATGCCGGCAATGAAATCTCTAATGAAAAAATACAAAAATTCAGATATTGCATTTGTGTTCATATCAATGGATATTGATCAGGAAAAATGGAAAGAAGCCGCTGAAAAAGAAGGCATTGCCGAAGAACCTTACAGCTATATGTCTTTTCAGATTAAAAAAACGGAGCTCGCAAAAACCATAAAAGGATCATCTATACCCAATTATGTAATTTTTGATAAAAACGGTATCCTTGTAAACAATAATGCTCCACGTCCCGGTAAAAAATTACAGGCAGAGATAGATAAATACCTGAATCAATAATCAGCACATAAAATAAGCCGCGACGCAGCATTTGCTGTAATTTCTTTCGAAAACGAAATAGTAGGATGCTTAGCATCAAAATATTATGCATGCATAATTGTTTATTTCGATAATATTAAGTAATTTCGTTGCCCAAAATATAGCATTTATAATTTAATAAATTCAATAAAATGAAAATATTAGTCTGCATCAGCCACGTGCCTGATACTACTGC
This genomic interval carries:
- a CDS encoding TlpA disulfide reductase family protein, producing the protein MMKYLAVLLFAVLLQLPQQQYATKTSIDEIIAQNKGKVIVIDYWASWCKPCRKEMPAMKSLMKKYKNSDIAFVFISMDIDQEKWKEAAEKEGIAEEPYSYMSFQIKKTELAKTIKGSSIPNYVIFDKNGILVNNNAPRPGKKLQAEIDKYLNQ